Proteins from one Mauremys mutica isolate MM-2020 ecotype Southern unplaced genomic scaffold, ASM2049712v1 000330F_np12_obj, whole genome shotgun sequence genomic window:
- the EPO gene encoding erythropoietin isoform X1, with protein MGRSGLCALLLLLLGLAALTRPSPLHPICDTRVMEKFIKEARDTENAVEGCTNSCNLSEVLTVPDTKVNFNEWKKMDRQTQAAEVWGGQALLSAAVLRARTLVPDPSLNQQLGRTYSNLRSITQILRSHDAQVEPALPPAPPPTLSIQTLAKLLSVHSNFLRGRVKLFLTDACRPDTR; from the exons ggctctgtgctttgCTGTTGTTACTGCTGGGACTCGCTGCACTAACTCGCCCCTCCCCGCTGCACCCCATCTGCGACACCCGAGTCATGGAGAAATTCATCAAGGAGGCCAGAGACACTGAGAACGCCGTG GAAGGTTGTACAAATTCTTGCAACTTATCAGAAGTTCTCACGGTGCCCGACACGAAGGTTAATTTTAACGAGTGGAAGAAAATGGAT aggCAGACGCAGGCGgcggaggtgtggggggggcaggccctGCTCTCGGCCGCGGTGCTCCGGGCCCGGACCCTGGTCCCCGACCCCTCCCTGAACCAGCAGCTCGGGCGCACGTACAGCAACCTGCGCAGCATCACCCAGATCCTGCGCAGCCACGACGCCCAG gtggagccggccctgccccccgccccgccccccaccctcaGCATCCAGACACTGGCCAAACTCCTCAGCGTCCACTCCAACTTCCTGCGGGGGCGGGTGAAGCTGTTCCTGACGGACGCCTGCAGGCCCGACACCAGGTGA
- the EPO gene encoding erythropoietin isoform X2, with protein MEKFIKEARDTENAVEGCTNSCNLSEVLTVPDTKVNFNEWKKMDRQTQAAEVWGGQALLSAAVLRARTLVPDPSLNQQLGRTYSNLRSITQILRSHDAQVEPALPPAPPPTLSIQTLAKLLSVHSNFLRGRVKLFLTDACRPDTR; from the exons ATGGAGAAATTCATCAAGGAGGCCAGAGACACTGAGAACGCCGTG GAAGGTTGTACAAATTCTTGCAACTTATCAGAAGTTCTCACGGTGCCCGACACGAAGGTTAATTTTAACGAGTGGAAGAAAATGGAT aggCAGACGCAGGCGgcggaggtgtggggggggcaggccctGCTCTCGGCCGCGGTGCTCCGGGCCCGGACCCTGGTCCCCGACCCCTCCCTGAACCAGCAGCTCGGGCGCACGTACAGCAACCTGCGCAGCATCACCCAGATCCTGCGCAGCCACGACGCCCAG gtggagccggccctgccccccgccccgccccccaccctcaGCATCCAGACACTGGCCAAACTCCTCAGCGTCCACTCCAACTTCCTGCGGGGGCGGGTGAAGCTGTTCCTGACGGACGCCTGCAGGCCCGACACCAGGTGA
- the TFR2 gene encoding transferrin receptor protein 2, translated as METLRSLLRRAGGERPGRRSYTIYRNVEGPGGEGAGGLELKVAEREEQTLAGDMAALVAPGPRGRTKALTYVVLSALLIFTVAFLLGYVALRGSCPSCAGLRGDLLAVVSDEGAAEESPGPGAPLYWADLKEMFQKYLREESIESTVRWVSEGPHRPGSPRMDALTHRVLESLTSYGLERAWTDTHYVGLQRPDRMNPNFLHQLDPQGGVLEKLPLEDPEMYCPYSAPGNATGGLVYANYGRQEDFDVLGQQGVNPQGHLVIVRVGEISYAEKVANADAAQARGVLIYPDPWDIPQDPRKAGLSQNRAVYGHVHMGTGDPYTPGFPSFNHTQFPPIQSSGLPHIPAHPISASTAARLLSKLTGLAAPRDWKGRLADVPYRLGPGDPGIRVHLQVNNVKTPTMISNVFGCIEGRFEPDHYVIIGAQRDALGPGAAGSGVGTAVLLELARTFSAMVRNGFQLRRTLLFASWDAEDFGRVGSTEWLEGYLTMLHLKAVAYISLDNAVLGDDKFYAKTSPLLTSLIESVLKQVDSPNRSGQTLYEQVTFPDRRWASEVIRPLSTDSSAYLFTAFAGVPAVEFSFVEDARPYPFLHTQDDTYENLNGMLFGRLPAVAKSVAEVVGQMLIRLSHDHLVPLDFGAYGDVLLQRIAELNPYSSELKSRGLTLQWMYSARGDYMRAAEKLRQDIYSSEETNERLNRMHNVRIMRVEFYFLSPYAAAPETPFRHVLLGRGPHTLRALLQHLRLLREAPGRFDEGRFRRQLALATWTLQGAANALSGEVWDIDINF; from the exons ATGGAGACGCTGAGATCCCTGCTCCGGCGTGCG GGCGGCGAGCGGCCCGGCCGACGCTCCTACACCATCTACCGGAACGTggaggggccgggcggggagggggccgggggcctGGAGCTGAAGGTGGCCGAGCGGGAGGAGCAGACGCTGGCCGGGGACATGGCCGCCCTGGTGGCCCCCGGCCCGCGGGGCCGGACCAAAGCCCTGACCTACGTGGTGCTCAGCGCCCTGCTCATCTTCACCGTGG CGTTCCTGCTGGGCTACGTGGCTCTGCGCGGCAGCTGCCCGTCGTGCGCGGGGCTGCGGGGCGACCTGCTGGCCGTGGTGAGCGACGAGGGGGCGGCCGAGGAGTcgccggggccgggggcccccCTCTACTGGGCCGACCTGAAGGAAATGTTCCAGAAATACCTGCGGGAGGAGAGCATCGAGAGCACCGTCCG gtggGTGAGCGAGGGCCCCCACCGCCCCGGCTCGCCCCGCATGGACGCCCTGACCCACCGGGTGCTGGAGAGTCTCACGTCCTACGGGCTGGAGCGGGCCTGGACCGACACCCACTACGTGGGGCTGCAGCGTCCGGACAG gaTGAACCCCAACTTCTTGCATCAGCTGGACCCGCAAGGGGGGGTCCTGGAGAAACTGCCCCTGGAGGACCCCGAGATGTACTGTCCCTACAGCGCCCCCGGCAACGCCACG GGCGGGCTGGTCTATGCCAACTACGGGCGCCAGGAGGATTTTGACGTCCTGGGACAGCAGGGAGTGAACCCCCAGGGCCACCTCGTCATCGTCAGGGTGGGAGAGATCAGCTATGCGGAGAAg GTGGCGAACGCAGACGCTGCCCAGGCCCGGGGGGTGCTGATCTACCCTGACCCCTGGGACATCCCCCAGGATCCGCGGAAAGCCGGCCTGTCCCAGAACCGGGCGGTTTATGGACAC GTTCACATGGGGACCGGAGACCCCTACACCCCCGGCTTCCCCTCCTTCAACCACACCCAGTTCCCCCCAATCCAGTCCTCAGGGCTGCCCCACATCCCCGCCCACCCCATCAGCGCCAGCACGGCCGCCCGCCTCCTCAG taagCTGACAGGGCTGGCCGCCCCACGGGACTGGAAGGGCCGCCTGGCCGACGTCCCGTATCGCCTTGGGCccggggacccaggcatccgggtgCACCTCCAGGTGAACAACGTCAAGACTCCGACCATGATCAGTAACGTCTTCGGCTGCATCGAGGGGCGATTTGAACCCG atcaCTACGTGATCATCGGGGCTCAGCGGGACGCTCTGGGCCCGGGGGCCGCCGGCTCGGGCGTGGGCACAGCCGTGCTGCTCGAGTTAGCCCGGACCTTCTCCGCCATGGTGCGcaacg GCTTCCAGCTCCGCCGCACCCTGCTCTTCGCTAGCTGGGACGCAGAAGACTTCGGACGGGTCGGCTCCACCGAATGGCTAGAG GGGTATCTCACCATGCTGCACCTCAAAGCTGTGGCCTACATCAGTCTGGACAACGCTGTTCTAG GAGATGACAAATTCTACGCCAAGACCAGCCCCTTGCTGACCAGCCTCATCGAGAGTGTCCTCAAACAG gtcGACAGCCCGAACCGCAGTGGCCAGACCCTCTACGAGCAGGTGACGTTCCCGGATCGGCGCTGGGCCAGCGAGGT GATCCGGCCCCTCTCCACGGACAGCAGCGCCTACCTCTTCACCGCCTTCGCGGGGGTCCCGGCCGTGGAGTTCTCCTTCGTCGAG GACGCCCGCCCCTACCCGTTCCTGCACACCCAGGACGACACCTACGAGAACCTGAACGGGATGCTCTTCGGGCGGCTGCCGGCCGTGGCCAAGTCGGTGGCCGAGGTCGTGGGGCAGATGCTGATTCGCCTGAGCCACGACCACCTGGTGCCGCTGGACTTCGGCGCCTACGGGGACGTCCTGCTGCAGCGGATCGCGGAGTTGAACCCCTACAGCAGCGAGCTCAAg agccGCGGCCTGACCCTGCAGTGGATGTACTCGGCCCGGGGCGACTACATGCGGGCGGCCGAGAAGCTGCGCCAGGACATCTACAGCTCGGAGGAGACGAACGAACGGCTCAACCGCATGCACAACGTCCGCATCATGAGG GTGGAGTTCTACTTCCTGTCCCCCTACGCGGCGGCCCCGGAGACCCCCTTCCGGCACGTCCTGCTCGGCCGGGGCCCCCACACGCTGCGGGCGCTGCTGCAGCACCTGCGCCTGCTGCGGGAGGCGCCCGGGCGCTTCGACGAGGGGCGGTTCCGGCGCCAGCTGGCCCTGGCCACGTGGACCCTGCAGGGGGCGGCCAACGCCCTCAGCGGGGAGGTCTGGGACATCGACATCAACTTCTGA
- the LOC123357136 gene encoding phosphatidylinositol 4,5-bisphosphate 3-kinase catalytic subunit alpha isoform-like encodes MALNLRPVPHGLEDSLNPIGVGGSNPNRVPGDVLRGLLATRHRATLLLSLSSLLRSAGLPERQPFGQAAYGRKAPALAEAEPEALESFSQRMNEAPHGGWSTKRDWIFHTLRHMPLGEAGHDRGALPARPGGGWTVGRGLSPLGGALPGAQAPPSWLGR; translated from the exons ATGGCGCTTAACCTGCGGCCGGTGCCCCACGGCCTGGAGGACTCACTGAACCCTATTGGAGTGGGGGGCTCGAACCCCAACAGG GTGCCAGGAGATGTGCTACGCGGGCTACTGGCCACCCGGCACCGCGCCACCCTGCTGCTCAGCCTGTCCTCGCTGCTGCGGAGCGCGGGGCTGCCGGAGCGGCAGCCCTTCGGCCAGGCCGCCTACGGGCGCAAGGCGCCGGCGCTCGCCGAGGCCGAGCCGGAGGCGCTCGAGTCCTTCAGCCAGCGGATGAACGAGGCGCCCCACGGCGGCTGGAGCACCAAGAGGGACTGGATCTTCCACACCCTCCGGCACATGCCCCTCGGCGAGGCCGGGCACGACCGAGGGGccctgcccgcccgccccggAGGGGGATGGACCGTGGGGCGGGGGCTCTCCCCCTTGGGGGGAGCCCTCCCAGGAGCACAGGCCCCGCCCTCCTGGCTCGGGCGCTGA